One region of Intestinimonas massiliensis (ex Afouda et al. 2020) genomic DNA includes:
- a CDS encoding dihydrofolate reductase, which translates to MQLIAAVDRNWAIGRDGDQLAYLKADLKRFKALTTAHTVILGRRTLATFPGGRPLPGRRNLVLSGKPDFRPQGAEVFSSLETLLAVAPADAFVIGGGSVYRALLPWCDRAYVTKIDAVFPGADTWFPDLDAREDWAVEAEEPPLEEGGLPFRYVTYRRIGSST; encoded by the coding sequence GTGCAGCTCATCGCAGCCGTAGACCGGAACTGGGCCATTGGCAGGGACGGGGACCAACTGGCCTACCTCAAGGCGGACCTCAAGCGCTTCAAAGCCCTGACCACCGCCCATACGGTGATCCTGGGCCGCAGGACCCTGGCGACGTTCCCCGGCGGGCGGCCCCTGCCCGGACGAAGGAACTTGGTGCTCTCCGGGAAGCCGGACTTCCGCCCCCAGGGGGCGGAGGTCTTTTCCAGCCTGGAGACCCTGCTGGCGGTCGCCCCCGCCGATGCGTTCGTCATTGGCGGAGGCAGCGTCTATCGGGCTCTGCTGCCCTGGTGCGACCGGGCCTACGTGACCAAGATCGACGCCGTTTTCCCCGGGGCGGACACCTGGTTCCCGGACCTGGACGCCCGGGAGGACTGGGCGGTGGAGGCGGAGGAGCCGCCCCTGGAGGAGGGGGGCCTACCCTTTCGCTACGTGACCTATCGGAGGATCGGAAGCTCAACATAA
- the thyA gene encoding thymidylate synthase, with protein sequence MSRADQLFIENCRDILAHGVWDTDQNVRPRWEDGTPAHTVKKFGIVNRYDLREEFPIQTIRRMAFKSALDELLWIWQKKSSSIHDLNSHIWDAWADESGSIGKAYGYQLGVKHRYPEGEFDQVDRVLYDLKHNPASRRILTSLYNHHDLSEMALYPCAWSVTFNVSGRTLNAVLNQRSQDMLTANGWNVMQYAALVHMLAQVSGLEAGELVHVIADAHIYDRHVPIVEEIIAREPYPAPALVLDPAVTDFYAFTRDDLKLEGYRAHTLEEKIPVAV encoded by the coding sequence ATGAGCCGGGCAGATCAGCTTTTTATCGAAAATTGCCGGGATATCCTGGCCCACGGCGTGTGGGACACCGACCAGAACGTCCGCCCCCGGTGGGAGGACGGGACGCCGGCCCACACGGTGAAGAAATTCGGCATCGTCAACCGCTACGACCTGCGGGAGGAGTTCCCCATCCAGACCATCCGCAGGATGGCCTTCAAAAGCGCCCTGGACGAGCTGCTCTGGATCTGGCAGAAAAAGTCCAGCAGCATCCACGACCTGAACAGCCATATCTGGGACGCCTGGGCCGACGAGAGCGGCTCCATCGGCAAGGCCTACGGCTATCAGCTCGGGGTGAAGCACCGCTATCCCGAGGGGGAGTTCGACCAGGTGGACCGGGTGCTCTACGACCTAAAGCACAACCCGGCCTCCCGGCGCATCCTCACCAGCCTCTACAACCACCACGACCTGAGCGAGATGGCCCTCTACCCCTGCGCCTGGTCGGTGACCTTCAATGTCAGCGGCCGGACCCTCAACGCCGTGCTCAACCAGCGCTCCCAGGACATGCTCACCGCCAACGGCTGGAATGTGATGCAGTACGCCGCCCTGGTCCACATGCTCGCCCAGGTCTCCGGCCTGGAGGCGGGGGAGCTGGTCCACGTCATTGCCGACGCCCACATCTATGACCGGCATGTGCCCATTGTGGAGGAGATCATCGCCCGGGAGCCCTATCCCGCCCCCGCGCTGGTGCTGGACCCCGCCGTTACCGACTTCTACGCCTTCACCCGGGACGATCTGAAGCTGGAGGGCTACCGGGCCCACACGCTGGAGGAAAAGATTCCCGTGGCGGTGTAA
- a CDS encoding FUSC family protein: MEEKPKFHLPGVGLRNLKAAFSAALCAALYFLIGRNPTFACIGAVYGMGSDMGDSWKQGGNRLIGTVIGGFLGMALFWLYRVLNPSGETRVLLVPLLALGVVVLIVLAQMFQWPTAVQPGSVVLCIILFNTPVDTYVSYALNRMVDTGVGVIFSMLINYLLPRERLEPWLEKLRGSSGRVQSGES; this comes from the coding sequence ATGGAGGAGAAGCCCAAGTTTCATCTGCCCGGCGTGGGCCTGCGCAACCTCAAGGCGGCCTTTTCCGCCGCCCTGTGCGCCGCCCTCTACTTTCTCATCGGCCGGAACCCCACCTTTGCCTGCATCGGCGCCGTCTACGGCATGGGCAGCGACATGGGCGACTCCTGGAAGCAGGGGGGCAACCGTCTCATCGGCACCGTCATCGGCGGCTTTTTGGGTATGGCCCTGTTCTGGCTCTACCGGGTCCTCAACCCCTCCGGGGAAACGCGGGTCCTCCTGGTCCCCCTGCTGGCCCTGGGTGTGGTGGTGCTCATCGTGCTGGCCCAAATGTTCCAGTGGCCCACAGCGGTGCAGCCGGGCAGTGTGGTGTTGTGCATCATCCTCTTCAACACCCCGGTGGACACCTACGTCAGCTACGCCCTCAACCGCATGGTGGACACCGGCGTGGGCGTCATCTTCTCCATGCTCATCAACTACCTGCTCCCCCGGGAGCGGCTGGAGCCCTGGCTGGAAAAGCTGCGGGGCAGCTCCGGTCGGGTCCAGAGCGGTGAGAGCTGA
- a CDS encoding DUF6179 domain-containing protein: protein MTTAELTCAGWSAAELLTLQERLAGLLADQCRRYAAGDSSLPRETAAELLCSLRYVLGLEGRERPADPRPLLREPLEEAFRREQAALEKRTAQARRLWQAACIARPRIENRSLTDTLAGIGAFWRRYDRRFFAHEVPGDIDYQLCLPAPERLLGVDYLISWLSRLLAESRFLNCFDRRAVVRVLEGSCPDYRGLHINLFEPVAVNALGRTLLGLDPLDLALPSEGRARLAGRLRALPAEAGERELRAAGRTLSGGLALDRGTAWYVEAAAARLWPRVRAALPHNDLEGIFLSL, encoded by the coding sequence ATGACGACGGCTGAGCTGACCTGCGCCGGATGGTCGGCGGCGGAGCTGCTGACGCTTCAGGAGCGGCTGGCCGGACTGCTGGCGGACCAGTGCCGCCGCTATGCCGCGGGGGACAGCTCCCTGCCCCGGGAGACCGCCGCCGAGCTGCTGTGCTCCCTGCGGTATGTGCTGGGTCTGGAGGGGCGGGAGCGGCCCGCCGACCCCCGGCCTCTGCTCCGGGAACCCCTGGAGGAGGCCTTCCGCCGGGAGCAGGCCGCGCTGGAGAAGCGGACGGCACAGGCTAGGCGGCTGTGGCAGGCGGCCTGTATTGCCCGGCCCCGGATCGAGAACCGCTCCTTGACCGATACGCTGGCAGGCATCGGAGCCTTCTGGCGCCGGTATGACCGCCGCTTTTTCGCCCATGAGGTGCCCGGCGACATTGACTATCAACTCTGCCTCCCAGCGCCGGAGAGGCTGCTGGGGGTGGACTACCTGATTTCCTGGCTGTCCCGCCTGCTGGCGGAGAGCCGGTTTCTGAACTGCTTTGACCGGCGTGCGGTGGTCCGGGTGCTGGAGGGCTCCTGCCCGGACTACCGGGGCCTGCATATCAACCTGTTCGAGCCGGTGGCCGTCAACGCTCTGGGGCGCACCCTGCTGGGGCTGGACCCGCTGGACCTGGCTCTGCCGTCGGAGGGGCGGGCACGGCTGGCCGGACGGCTGCGGGCCCTGCCCGCAGAGGCGGGGGAAAGGGAGCTCCGCGCTGCCGGGCGCACCCTCAGCGGCGGACTGGCTCTGGACCGGGGGACGGCATGGTACGTGGAGGCCGCCGCCGCCCGGCTGTGGCCCCGGGTCCGCGCCGCCCTGCCGCACAACGATTTGGAGGGAATCTTTTTGTCCCTGTAG
- a CDS encoding DUF6323 family protein, which translates to MEDCFSLAALPLRRTDGAAGLRACSRVTERAGLTLSEGEITRLLERRAAALRDTGRGEFGEGILPELIYAFYDSPWLAPDNYADTLAELQDLFYYYKNESLGRLTDDALLAAMRKAFDGPAQGSLEYLGGTALDRLCRELRGGEGDADDDG; encoded by the coding sequence ATGGAGGACTGTTTTTCTCTGGCGGCCCTGCCCCTCCGGCGGACGGACGGGGCGGCGGGCCTGCGGGCGTGCAGCCGGGTGACGGAACGGGCGGGTCTGACCCTGTCAGAGGGAGAGATCACCCGCCTGTTGGAGCGGCGCGCCGCCGCCCTGCGGGACACCGGCCGGGGGGAATTTGGGGAGGGAATCCTCCCCGAGCTGATCTACGCATTTTACGACTCCCCCTGGCTGGCCCCCGACAATTATGCCGATACCCTGGCGGAGCTCCAGGACCTCTTCTACTATTATAAGAATGAGTCCCTGGGGCGGCTCACCGATGACGCACTCCTGGCGGCCATGCGTAAGGCCTTCGACGGCCCGGCGCAGGGGAGTCTGGAGTATCTGGGCGGCACCGCTCTGGACCGGCTGTGCCGGGAGCTGCGGGGCGGGGAGGGGGATGCCGATGACGACGGCTGA
- a CDS encoding lysylphosphatidylglycerol synthase transmembrane domain-containing protein — protein MNDRKSRLSLLLMLALIGGTAWFLLSRQPLSSLGAALRQVRIWCVPGGLGLMTAFVGCEAMCSRLILGRLGHKVTYRQCLGYSFAGFYVSSITPSSTGGQPAQIYYMSKDGVPAAHGSLNMMLIAVCYQVVTLLYAAAAFFGLSRTHQGLGTGVGLLLLYGGAVLAVLTAGMLCMMFLPNAAARLTGGVLGLLVRLRLVRREAELREKLERQMAEYRRGAECLKRNLPLLPALLALTALQLTALYAVPYLVYRGFGLREASFLQIVGTQALVNLAVGSLPLPGAVGASEGVALTAFTHFFGPALVTPAVLVSRGISFYAFLLISGGVTLTVHLRARRRGLEPSPSPLRTQRERPRGSLPRPAVPPMI, from the coding sequence GTGAATGACCGGAAAAGCCGGCTGAGCCTGTTGCTGATGCTAGCCCTCATCGGGGGCACCGCCTGGTTCCTCCTCAGCCGCCAGCCCCTGTCCAGCCTCGGGGCGGCGCTGCGGCAGGTCAGGATCTGGTGTGTGCCCGGCGGCCTGGGGCTGATGACGGCCTTCGTGGGCTGCGAGGCCATGTGCTCCCGCCTGATCCTGGGCCGGCTGGGCCATAAGGTCACCTACCGCCAATGCCTGGGCTACTCCTTCGCCGGTTTCTATGTCAGCTCCATCACCCCTTCCTCCACCGGGGGACAGCCCGCCCAGATCTACTATATGTCCAAGGACGGGGTGCCCGCCGCCCACGGCTCGCTCAACATGATGCTCATCGCCGTGTGCTACCAGGTGGTGACCCTGCTCTACGCGGCGGCGGCCTTCTTCGGCCTGTCCCGGACCCACCAGGGCCTGGGGACAGGGGTGGGGCTGCTCCTGCTGTACGGCGGCGCGGTGCTGGCGGTCCTCACCGCCGGGATGCTTTGCATGATGTTCCTCCCCAACGCCGCCGCGCGGCTGACGGGGGGCGTGCTGGGTCTGCTGGTGCGGCTGCGGCTGGTCCGCCGGGAGGCCGAGCTGCGGGAGAAGCTGGAGCGGCAGATGGCGGAATACCGCCGGGGGGCGGAGTGCCTGAAGCGCAATCTGCCCCTGCTGCCCGCCCTGCTGGCGCTGACCGCCCTCCAGCTCACCGCCTTGTATGCCGTGCCCTATCTGGTGTACCGGGGCTTCGGCCTTCGGGAGGCATCCTTCCTCCAGATCGTGGGCACCCAGGCCCTGGTGAATCTGGCGGTGGGCTCCCTGCCTCTGCCGGGGGCGGTGGGGGCCTCCGAGGGGGTGGCCCTGACGGCCTTTACCCACTTCTTCGGTCCCGCCCTGGTGACGCCGGCGGTCCTGGTCTCCCGGGGCATCAGCTTTTACGCCTTCCTCCTCATCAGCGGCGGTGTCACCCTGACCGTCCATCTGCGCGCCCGCCGGAGGGGACTGGAACCCTCTCCCAGTCCCCTCCGGACCCAGCGGGAGCGGCCCCGGGGGTCTCTGCCCAGACCGGCGGTGCCCCCCATGATCTGA
- a CDS encoding MGDG synthase family glycosyltransferase — MNILILTGKFGMGHWSASQSLRQRLLRAFPDARVEVEDFFAYAMPDASDALYKGFSLLVTLGSGLYNTYYKCTENITIKTKPPFESYFQDKLLELLAQRRPDAVVCTHPTCAQLMADYKRETGAAVPLVTCVTDLTSHSEWLNEGTDCYLVGAPDIRDALVEKGVEPERILVTGIPVKPEFQAPPRRGGERERRLLIMGGGLGLLPRKDSFYEALDALPGVRTTLITGGNQKLYDRLHGRYGHIEVLGFTDKVYEYMARADLLLSKPGGITLFETITSELPILAWEPFLQQEINNARFITRYQIGRTASKEPEACIEAIKRLLYDDRALERMSRNMRALKGRLEGDALARRLSALIQSEGVCA, encoded by the coding sequence ATGAACATTCTGATCCTGACGGGAAAATTCGGCATGGGACATTGGTCTGCCTCCCAGTCCCTGCGGCAGCGTCTGCTGCGCGCCTTCCCCGACGCGCGGGTGGAGGTGGAGGACTTTTTTGCCTATGCCATGCCCGACGCATCCGACGCGCTGTATAAGGGGTTTTCCCTGCTGGTGACCCTGGGCAGCGGCCTTTACAACACCTATTATAAATGTACGGAGAACATCACCATTAAGACCAAGCCGCCCTTTGAGAGCTACTTTCAAGACAAGCTGCTGGAGCTGCTGGCCCAGCGGCGGCCCGACGCGGTGGTGTGCACCCACCCCACCTGCGCCCAACTGATGGCCGACTACAAGCGGGAGACCGGCGCGGCGGTGCCCCTGGTCACCTGCGTCACCGACCTGACCTCCCACTCGGAGTGGCTCAACGAGGGCACCGACTGCTACCTGGTGGGGGCCCCCGACATCCGGGACGCCCTGGTGGAAAAGGGCGTGGAGCCGGAGAGAATTCTGGTCACCGGCATCCCGGTGAAGCCGGAGTTCCAGGCCCCGCCCCGGCGGGGCGGCGAGCGGGAGCGGCGGCTGCTCATTATGGGCGGCGGCCTGGGCCTGCTGCCCCGAAAGGACAGCTTTTACGAGGCGCTGGACGCCCTGCCTGGCGTCCGGACGACCCTCATCACCGGGGGCAACCAGAAGCTATACGACCGGCTCCACGGCAGATACGGGCACATCGAGGTGCTGGGCTTTACCGACAAGGTGTACGAGTACATGGCCCGGGCCGACCTGCTGCTGTCCAAGCCCGGCGGCATCACCCTGTTTGAGACCATCACCTCCGAGCTGCCCATCCTGGCCTGGGAGCCTTTTTTGCAGCAGGAGATCAACAACGCCCGGTTCATCACCCGGTATCAGATCGGCCGGACGGCATCCAAGGAGCCGGAGGCCTGCATCGAGGCCATCAAGCGGCTGCTGTACGACGACCGGGCGCTGGAACGCATGAGCCGCAATATGCGCGCGCTGAAGGGCCGGCTGGAGGGTGACGCTCTGGCCCGCCGGCTCTCCGCGCTGATTCAGTCCGAGGGGGTATGCGCGTGA
- a CDS encoding 4'-phosphopantetheinyl transferase family protein — MLRLYLSRTADGKIDAWALLERALADRGLEQMPAVERAPGGKPYFPDRPELCFSLSHSGPWALCALGDGPVGADVEAVRPRREALLRALSAQELAWFRGRGSRWEDFYTLWTLKEALAKQDGRGLDRRPEHLRVPLLEPGMSAGLDGLGFQSFGGPGWRAAVCGPEPVDGFQRV, encoded by the coding sequence GTGCTGCGGCTCTATCTCTCCCGCACGGCGGACGGAAAAATAGACGCCTGGGCGCTGCTGGAGCGCGCCCTGGCGGACCGAGGCCTGGAGCAGATGCCGGCTGTGGAGCGGGCGCCCGGGGGAAAGCCCTATTTCCCGGACCGGCCGGAGCTCTGCTTCAGCCTGAGTCACAGCGGGCCCTGGGCCCTGTGCGCGCTGGGGGACGGCCCGGTGGGGGCGGACGTGGAGGCGGTGCGGCCCCGGCGGGAGGCCCTGCTGCGGGCGCTGTCGGCGCAGGAGCTGGCCTGGTTCCGGGGGCGGGGAAGCCGCTGGGAGGATTTCTACACCCTGTGGACCCTGAAGGAGGCCCTGGCCAAGCAGGACGGCCGGGGCCTGGACCGGCGGCCGGAGCATCTGCGGGTGCCGCTGCTGGAGCCGGGGATGTCCGCCGGGCTGGACGGCCTGGGGTTCCAGAGTTTCGGCGGCCCTGGCTGGCGGGCGGCGGTGTGCGGGCCGGAGCCGGTGGATGGCTTTCAGAGGGTCTGA
- a CDS encoding response regulator transcription factor translates to MYHILICDDDRDIVSALDIYLTSEGYKTYHAYDGLEALKLVEEHDIHLILMDVMMPRLDGIRATAKLRESTNIPIILLTAKSEDSDKVLGLNIGADDYVTKPFNPIEVLARVKSQLRRYTTLGGRPKEDDALLFRNGGIVLDDGAKSVSVDGEPVNLTPIEYNILLLLMKNPGRVFSTGQIYELVWNDPSLGSENTVAVHIRHLREKIEIDPANPRYVKVVWGLGYKMEKQ, encoded by the coding sequence TTGTATCACATTCTCATCTGCGACGACGACCGGGATATCGTCTCCGCCCTGGACATCTACCTCACCAGCGAGGGCTACAAGACCTACCACGCCTACGACGGTCTGGAGGCCCTGAAGCTGGTGGAGGAGCACGACATCCACCTGATCCTCATGGACGTGATGATGCCGCGCCTGGACGGCATCCGGGCCACCGCCAAGCTGCGGGAGAGCACAAATATCCCCATCATCCTGCTCACCGCCAAGAGCGAGGACTCCGACAAGGTGCTGGGTCTCAACATCGGGGCGGACGACTATGTCACCAAGCCCTTCAACCCCATCGAGGTCCTGGCCCGGGTCAAGTCTCAGCTCCGGCGGTACACCACCCTGGGTGGCCGCCCGAAGGAGGACGACGCGCTGCTCTTCCGCAACGGCGGCATCGTGCTGGACGACGGGGCCAAGTCGGTGAGCGTGGACGGCGAGCCGGTCAACCTCACCCCCATCGAATACAACATCCTCCTCCTGCTGATGAAAAACCCCGGCCGGGTCTTCTCCACCGGCCAGATCTATGAGCTGGTGTGGAACGATCCCTCTCTGGGCTCGGAAAACACCGTGGCCGTCCACATCCGCCACCTGCGGGAAAAGATCGAGATCGACCCCGCCAACCCCCGGTACGTCAAGGTGGTGTGGGGTCTGGGGTACAAGATGGAAAAGCAATGA
- a CDS encoding sensor histidine kinase has protein sequence MNKKRAGPLRRTLRALLCLAVTAAAFWTGLFTMSRWDDLWSGGDYISSYSVYGPLQRYSHQAEELERLCLKQRWDGALNYADQQRLEQLKKNLSPAATNYRFEIHDQSGTLLYSNLPDGESMDSAAAVQLSENTLTQGEDLRGSDYVIYESDTGRNILMACTGGTEDAFVRCDPAETPGWYNRYGWLSDGEDWLEYHSDRDSRVQTASVTLQEGVRWPFTVEDAFVEDARDYQESQTYLPAIAAAAAVTTLLSAWLLFRFCRGAGWRREQEGLYLDWQDRVPFDLYLGASFLILILLLGAGDSVAWSFNQGSDRPAAYVGLGFFTVLIDALVLALLHTLAVRIKARTLLHNTLIGRLCAWLGRFFQPVAANWHVTRRPVLTFLLYVLITVVTIPTVVLVPVWQGFVLWCLCRWVRQWRAIREGTGRIVGGDPDCRISTDKMFPDLKEHAGQLNDLGSAINTAVDERMKSERFKTELITNVSHDLKTPLTSIINYVDLLKKEDIPNPKAQEYIEVLERKSQRLKKLTEDLVEASKASAGTLSVVRERLGFTQLLDQALGEYEEKFRAAGLTPILTSPDHELCVEADGRHLWRVIDNLLGNCCKYAMPGTRVYLDVKAWDGSVALSVKNISRNPLNIPPDQLMERFVRGDVSRTTEGSGLGLSIARSLTELQGGAFRLDIDGDLFKAVVTFPEYRESLPQPGAE, from the coding sequence ATGAACAAAAAGCGCGCCGGTCCCCTGCGCCGCACCCTGCGGGCCCTTCTCTGTCTGGCGGTCACCGCCGCCGCCTTCTGGACCGGTCTGTTCACCATGTCCCGGTGGGACGACCTCTGGTCCGGGGGGGACTATATCAGCAGCTACAGCGTCTACGGCCCCCTGCAGCGCTACTCCCACCAGGCAGAGGAGCTGGAACGGCTGTGCCTGAAGCAGCGGTGGGACGGCGCGCTCAACTACGCCGACCAGCAGCGGCTGGAGCAGTTGAAGAAAAACCTCTCCCCCGCCGCCACCAACTACCGCTTTGAGATCCACGACCAGAGCGGCACGCTGCTCTACTCCAACCTGCCCGACGGAGAGAGCATGGATTCCGCCGCCGCCGTCCAGCTCAGCGAGAATACCCTCACCCAGGGCGAGGATCTGCGCGGCAGCGACTACGTCATCTATGAGTCCGACACGGGCCGCAACATCCTGATGGCCTGCACCGGCGGGACGGAGGACGCCTTCGTCCGCTGCGACCCGGCGGAGACGCCGGGCTGGTACAATCGGTACGGCTGGCTCTCCGACGGGGAGGACTGGCTGGAGTACCACTCCGACCGGGACAGCCGGGTCCAGACCGCCTCCGTCACCCTGCAGGAGGGGGTCCGCTGGCCCTTCACCGTGGAGGACGCCTTCGTGGAGGACGCCCGGGACTATCAGGAATCCCAAACCTACCTGCCCGCCATCGCCGCCGCGGCCGCCGTCACCACGCTGCTTTCGGCGTGGCTGCTCTTCCGTTTCTGCCGGGGGGCCGGCTGGCGCCGGGAGCAGGAGGGACTGTACCTCGACTGGCAGGACCGGGTCCCCTTCGACCTCTATCTGGGAGCCAGCTTCCTCATCCTAATCCTGCTGCTGGGGGCGGGGGACTCGGTGGCCTGGAGCTTCAATCAGGGCTCCGACCGCCCCGCCGCCTATGTGGGGCTGGGCTTCTTCACCGTCCTCATCGACGCGCTGGTCCTGGCCCTGCTCCACACCCTGGCCGTGCGCATCAAGGCCCGGACCCTGCTGCACAACACCCTGATCGGGCGTCTCTGCGCCTGGCTGGGCCGGTTTTTCCAGCCCGTGGCCGCCAACTGGCACGTCACCAGGCGTCCTGTGCTCACCTTTCTGCTCTATGTGCTCATCACCGTGGTCACCATTCCCACCGTAGTGCTGGTGCCGGTGTGGCAGGGCTTCGTGCTGTGGTGCCTGTGCCGCTGGGTCCGCCAGTGGCGTGCCATCCGGGAGGGCACTGGACGCATCGTGGGGGGGGACCCCGACTGCCGCATCAGCACGGACAAAATGTTCCCCGACCTGAAAGAGCACGCCGGGCAGCTCAATGACCTGGGCAGCGCCATCAACACCGCCGTGGACGAACGCATGAAGTCGGAGCGGTTCAAGACCGAGCTCATCACCAACGTCTCCCACGATCTTAAAACTCCCCTTACCTCTATCATCAACTACGTGGACCTGCTGAAAAAGGAGGACATCCCCAACCCCAAGGCCCAGGAGTATATCGAGGTGCTAGAGCGCAAGAGCCAGCGGCTCAAGAAGCTCACCGAAGACCTGGTGGAGGCCTCCAAGGCGTCCGCGGGGACCCTGTCGGTGGTCCGGGAAAGGCTGGGCTTTACCCAACTCCTGGACCAGGCGCTGGGGGAGTACGAAGAGAAGTTCCGGGCCGCCGGCCTCACCCCCATCCTCACCAGTCCCGACCACGAGCTCTGCGTGGAGGCCGATGGGCGGCATCTGTGGCGGGTCATCGACAACCTGCTGGGCAACTGCTGCAAGTACGCCATGCCGGGCACTCGGGTCTATCTGGATGTGAAAGCCTGGGACGGCAGCGTCGCTCTGTCGGTGAAGAATATCTCCAGGAATCCTCTCAACATCCCGCCGGACCAGCTCATGGAGCGGTTCGTCCGGGGCGACGTCTCCCGGACCACCGAGGGCTCCGGCCTGGGGCTGTCCATTGCCCGCAGTCTCACCGAGCTCCAGGGCGGCGCCTTCCGCCTGGATATCGACGGGGACCTGTTCAAGGCCGTGGTGACCTTCCCCGAGTACCGAGAGTCTCTCCCCCAGCCCGGGGCAGAGTAG
- a CDS encoding NAD(P)/FAD-dependent oxidoreductase, which produces MYDIIIVGAGPAGLTAALYARRAGHTVLILEGGVPGGQAATTPNVENWPGTPAIGGADFAMNLYQQVQDLGAEVAFAAVTGLRDEGAVKTVLAGEQAFQGRAVILANGVRRRKLDVPGEARLAGSGVSYCATCDGGFFRGRNVAVIGGGNTALEDAVYLSALCPTVWLIHRRNQFRAERHLIDALAGKDNIKFLMEHRVLEIRGDHQVEALRLVGPEGETTLPVAGVFAAVGLIPDNAPFSPPVELDQGGYIRSGEDCATNVPGVFAAGDTRTKDLRQLVTAAADGAAAASRAGQYLGLR; this is translated from the coding sequence ATGTACGACATCATCATTGTGGGCGCGGGGCCGGCCGGCCTAACGGCCGCGCTCTATGCCCGGAGGGCGGGCCACACCGTCCTCATCCTGGAGGGAGGCGTCCCCGGCGGCCAGGCCGCCACTACTCCCAACGTGGAAAACTGGCCGGGCACACCCGCCATCGGCGGAGCCGACTTCGCCATGAACCTGTACCAGCAGGTCCAGGACCTGGGGGCGGAGGTCGCCTTCGCCGCCGTCACCGGCCTGCGGGACGAAGGAGCGGTCAAGACAGTGCTGGCCGGGGAGCAAGCCTTTCAGGGCCGGGCGGTCATCCTGGCCAACGGCGTCCGCCGCCGGAAGCTGGACGTTCCCGGCGAGGCGCGGCTGGCGGGCAGCGGCGTTTCCTACTGTGCCACCTGCGACGGCGGCTTTTTCCGGGGCCGGAATGTAGCCGTGATCGGCGGCGGCAACACCGCGCTGGAGGACGCCGTCTATCTCTCCGCTCTCTGTCCCACGGTATGGCTCATCCACCGCCGGAACCAGTTCCGGGCGGAACGGCACCTCATCGACGCTTTGGCGGGCAAGGACAATATCAAGTTTCTGATGGAGCACCGGGTGCTGGAGATTCGGGGCGATCACCAGGTGGAGGCCTTACGCCTGGTCGGGCCAGAGGGTGAGACTACCCTGCCGGTGGCGGGGGTATTCGCCGCCGTGGGCCTCATTCCCGACAACGCCCCCTTCTCCCCTCCGGTGGAGCTGGACCAGGGCGGCTATATCCGTTCTGGCGAGGACTGCGCCACCAACGTGCCCGGCGTGTTCGCCGCCGGGGATACCCGCACCAAGGACCTGCGGCAGTTGGTCACCGCCGCCGCCGACGGGGCCGCCGCCGCCAGCCGGGCGGGGCAGTACCTGGGCCTCCGGTAA